In a genomic window of Occallatibacter riparius:
- a CDS encoding D-alanine--D-alanine ligase family protein yields MAKKLRVGILFGGRSGEHEVSLLSAASVLKAIDRKKFDVVPIGITKQGHWLAPGDAHSLLAGDTSAVARRLRAGDPEATPGAKLLHEGIPTLMVPEPANGESAAKAALSPASPAMLDVVFPVLHGTFGEDGTIQGLFELAGIPYVGSGVLGSSAGMDKDVMKRLFAQAGLPIVKHVTILRSEWEKSPKKAIAQIEKVLKYPVFVKPANLGSSVGISKAHDRKTLGPALDEAAKYDRKLVIEQGVGGELRKGKLGPKARELEVAVLGNDDPKASVVGEIIPGKEFYDYEAKYLSEGSVPIIPAKLTRAESKQIREMAVAAFRACDLAGLARVDFLMEPSGKRRIYINEVNTLPGFTQISMYPKLWEATGVPYTELITRLIEFALERDCEKKRNSYSRDDK; encoded by the coding sequence ATGGCTAAGAAACTCCGCGTTGGCATTCTCTTCGGCGGCCGCAGCGGCGAGCACGAAGTCTCGCTCCTCTCCGCCGCCTCCGTCCTCAAGGCAATCGACCGCAAGAAGTTCGACGTGGTGCCCATCGGCATCACCAAGCAGGGCCACTGGCTGGCCCCCGGCGACGCGCACAGCTTACTCGCGGGCGACACGAGCGCGGTTGCACGCCGGCTGCGCGCAGGCGATCCGGAAGCGACGCCCGGCGCCAAGCTGCTGCATGAGGGCATTCCGACGTTGATGGTGCCGGAGCCCGCGAATGGCGAGTCTGCAGCGAAAGCCGCTCTCTCGCCTGCCAGTCCGGCCATGCTCGATGTTGTTTTTCCCGTCCTTCACGGCACCTTCGGCGAAGACGGCACCATTCAGGGCCTCTTCGAGCTCGCCGGCATCCCCTACGTCGGCTCCGGCGTCCTCGGCTCCTCAGCCGGCATGGACAAGGATGTGATGAAGCGCCTGTTCGCCCAGGCCGGACTGCCGATTGTGAAGCACGTCACTATCCTGCGCAGCGAGTGGGAGAAGTCGCCGAAGAAGGCCATTGCGCAGATCGAAAAGGTGCTGAAATATCCGGTGTTCGTGAAGCCCGCGAATCTCGGCTCGTCAGTCGGCATCAGCAAGGCGCACGATCGCAAAACCCTAGGCCCGGCACTGGACGAGGCAGCCAAATACGACCGAAAGCTCGTCATCGAACAGGGCGTCGGCGGAGAACTTCGCAAAGGCAAGCTGGGCCCCAAGGCCCGCGAGCTTGAAGTGGCCGTGCTGGGCAATGACGATCCCAAGGCCAGCGTGGTCGGCGAGATCATTCCCGGCAAGGAGTTCTACGACTACGAAGCCAAGTACCTCTCGGAGGGCTCCGTTCCGATCATTCCCGCCAAGCTGACCAGGGCGGAATCGAAGCAGATTCGCGAGATGGCGGTCGCCGCCTTTCGCGCTTGCGATCTGGCGGGCCTGGCGCGTGTCGACTTCCTCATGGAGCCGTCCGGCAAGCGCCGCATCTACATCAACGAGGTCAACACGCTGCCCGGCTTCACCCAGATCAGCATGTATCCGAAGCTGTGGGAGGCGACTGGCGTGCCCTACACGGAACTGATCACGCGGCTGATCGAGTTCGCCCTGGAGCGCGACTGCGAGAAGAAGCGCAACAGCTATAGCCGAGACGACAAGTGA